AAGCAAGGGTTTCTTCTGGCTTGCGAGTCGACTGGACAAGATCGGGGTCTGGTCACAGGCGGGTCGAGTGGCGTCTCTCAATTTCGGTGGATTCTGGTGGGCGGCTGTTCCGCCTGAACACTGGCTGGAATCATCCACACTCGAAGCGGAGGTCGAGCAAAAATGGCA
This DNA window, taken from Pirellulaceae bacterium, encodes the following:
- a CDS encoding GTP-binding protein, producing the protein MATHTTQRFFDRLNQEWNGVLRSKGFFWLASRLDKIGVWSQAGRVASLNFGGFWWAAVPPEHWLESSTLEAEVEQKWHPEVGDCRDKN